A stretch of the Filimonas lacunae genome encodes the following:
- the porV gene encoding type IX secretion system outer membrane channel protein PorV, producing MKPLFIKYAGAALLLAATGAVKAQNTTLSVTNAAVPSLQISPDAKAGGMGDVAIATDADASSVYYNLAKIVFAKKKSGASANYTPWMKDVADDMSLSAVSGYHQLSDEQAIGASLRYFNMGNVDLIDYNGNKLQTNHPNEFTLDLGYARKLSPLFSAGVALRYISSGLVAGTVNGTDYKRGNTVAADVSLFYNGLKENAKGWTAGLTLANLGGKIGYSNNAGNKGFLPASLNLGFAYREALDDKNGILLGGDVNKLLVPEMPDSDKEVADYYNKGVVSSWFSGLGNKAWQFGLGTEYNYMEKLYLRLGYRSQSYTGGSWQFITAGLGLQFDIASINFSYLVPTGDKVNRNPYVNTVRLGVQFGWGK from the coding sequence ATGAAACCTTTATTTATAAAATATGCCGGTGCTGCTTTGTTGTTAGCAGCAACCGGTGCGGTTAAAGCGCAGAATACCACTTTATCTGTAACCAATGCAGCCGTGCCTTCGCTGCAAATTTCTCCGGATGCCAAGGCAGGTGGCATGGGCGATGTGGCTATTGCCACAGATGCGGATGCGAGCAGTGTATATTATAACCTGGCTAAAATTGTGTTTGCCAAAAAGAAGTCGGGAGCCAGTGCCAACTACACACCCTGGATGAAAGATGTAGCAGATGATATGTCGTTGTCTGCTGTATCGGGTTATCACCAGTTAAGCGATGAGCAGGCTATTGGTGCTTCGCTTCGTTATTTTAATATGGGTAATGTAGATCTGATTGATTACAATGGCAACAAGCTGCAAACCAATCATCCTAACGAATTCACTCTGGACCTGGGATATGCCCGCAAGCTTAGCCCTTTGTTTAGTGCGGGTGTGGCATTACGCTATATCAGCTCGGGTCTGGTTGCCGGTACGGTAAACGGTACCGATTATAAAAGAGGTAACACAGTAGCGGCCGATGTATCGTTGTTTTATAACGGGTTAAAAGAAAATGCCAAGGGTTGGACTGCGGGTTTAACGCTGGCTAACCTGGGGGGGAAAATTGGCTATAGCAACAATGCCGGCAACAAAGGCTTTTTACCGGCAAGCCTGAACCTGGGTTTTGCTTATCGTGAAGCGCTGGATGATAAGAATGGTATTTTACTGGGAGGGGATGTAAACAAATTGTTGGTGCCTGAGATGCCAGACAGTGATAAAGAAGTGGCAGACTATTATAATAAAGGGGTGGTAAGCAGTTGGTTTAGTGGTTTAGGCAATAAGGCCTGGCAGTTTGGGTTAGGTACAGAATATAACTATATGGAAAAGCTGTACCTGCGTTTGGGCTATCGCAGTCAATCGTATACGGGTGGTAGCTGGCAATTTATTACGGCAGGCCTGGGCTTGCAGTTTGATATTGCTTCTATCAATTTTAGTTACCTGGTACCAACCGGTGATAAAGTAAACAGAAACCCTTATGTAAACACGGTGCGCTTAGGTGTGCAGTTTGGATGGGGTAAATAA
- a CDS encoding HPF/RaiA family ribosome-associated protein: MDIIIQSLGFNAGETLESFIREKLHTLKSDQIIRADVTLFKGPDSTPENNYCEIRLEVPGYDPFVKKTGIYFENAVSECIDVLKLQLNKTKDKQTQRQHADAIKVQDAIMEAENDADDSDVELEDVVK, encoded by the coding sequence ATGGATATTATCATTCAATCACTTGGCTTTAACGCTGGTGAAACATTGGAAAGCTTTATCAGGGAAAAATTACACACTCTTAAAAGCGATCAGATTATACGGGCCGATGTTACTCTGTTCAAAGGACCAGACTCCACTCCCGAAAATAACTATTGCGAAATAAGGCTGGAAGTGCCCGGTTACGATCCCTTTGTAAAAAAGACAGGTATTTACTTTGAAAACGCGGTAAGTGAATGCATTGACGTTTTAAAGCTACAGCTAAACAAAACCAAAGACAAACAAACCCAACGCCAGCATGCCGATGCCATAAAGGTACAGGACGCCATTATGGAAGCCGAAAATGATGCAGACGATTCGGATGTAGAGCTGGAGGATGTGGTGAAATAA
- a CDS encoding MBL fold metallo-hydrolase: MSLFIASLNSGSNGNCYYVGNEQEAVLIDAGISCRETERRMLRLGLSLNKVKAVFISHEHSDHIRGLPVLSRKYNLPVYITDGTLHHGGLKDQVRTVLSFTADESVLIGDLEVMPFSKQHDAADPHSFTISCNDTRIGVFTDIGISCPNLVKHFQQCHAAFLEANYDETMLAESRYPYFLKKRISGGRGHLSNKQALELFTTHRPAYMSHLLLAHLSQENNKPELVQDLFNSCAGQTTITVASRHQESAVYRITGTQ; this comes from the coding sequence ATGTCATTATTTATTGCCTCATTGAATTCGGGAAGTAATGGAAATTGCTACTACGTTGGTAATGAGCAGGAGGCTGTTTTAATAGACGCAGGTATTTCGTGCAGGGAGACTGAAAGACGTATGTTACGCCTGGGGTTATCTCTCAACAAGGTAAAGGCTGTTTTTATTTCGCACGAACATTCCGATCATATCCGCGGCCTGCCTGTACTTTCCCGTAAATATAATCTGCCGGTTTACATTACAGACGGCACTTTACATCATGGCGGCTTAAAAGACCAGGTGCGTACGGTGTTATCTTTCACTGCTGATGAAAGCGTATTGATAGGCGACCTGGAGGTGATGCCTTTTTCCAAGCAGCATGATGCTGCCGATCCACACAGTTTTACTATTTCGTGTAACGATACCCGCATTGGGGTTTTTACCGATATTGGCATTTCCTGTCCCAACCTGGTAAAGCATTTTCAGCAATGCCATGCAGCTTTCCTGGAGGCCAACTACGATGAAACCATGCTGGCCGAAAGCCGGTATCCTTACTTTTTAAAAAAGCGTATTAGTGGTGGCAGGGGCCATCTGAGTAATAAACAGGCATTAGAACTGTTTACCACACACCGTCCTGCTTATATGAGCCATTTATTGCTGGCCCACCTTTCGCAGGAAAACAACAAGCCCGAGCTGGTGCAGGACTTGTTTAACAGCTGTGCAGGGCAAACTACCATTACAGTAGCCTCCCGCCACCAGGAATCGGCCGTGTATCGCATTACCGGCACTCAATAA
- a CDS encoding NTP transferase domain-containing protein — protein MATFARNELAILGTNCSNINKLAQWIMGALPAYRIGYADADHSAEAGNDGMPHRAEVLFSDKIAYTRVEYARPFNAIQQRHCFNDTDLVLVNGNHFIASRQIIVIDDAKPLHKKLSKLTHVVLVLLAGNATGVPEDISSQLPELLTVPVLSVEDKEGLVHFVENWMQQRKPVLNGLVLSGGQSTRMGMDKGEIRYHAHKTQRQYVYELLKPLCNEVFVSCNAAQATAVAEQGLPVITDSFMDMGPLGGILSAFRHTPDAAWLVVACDLPYLSAITLGILVAERDAFRMATAFWDPEGGNWPEPLTTIWEPASYSWLLQLLAQGYTSPREALINANIALLPTPDKKELLNVNEYNDYVTTSHELNEPDNR, from the coding sequence ATGGCAACCTTTGCACGAAACGAACTGGCTATATTGGGTACAAATTGCAGCAATATCAACAAGTTGGCCCAGTGGATAATGGGGGCATTGCCTGCTTATCGTATTGGTTATGCCGATGCCGATCACTCAGCCGAAGCGGGCAATGACGGAATGCCGCACAGGGCAGAAGTGTTGTTCTCCGATAAAATAGCTTACACACGCGTGGAATATGCCCGCCCTTTTAATGCCATACAACAGCGGCACTGTTTTAACGATACAGACCTGGTGCTGGTAAATGGCAACCATTTTATTGCTTCCCGCCAAATAATAGTGATAGACGATGCTAAGCCGCTACATAAGAAGTTAAGTAAGCTTACTCATGTAGTGCTGGTGTTATTGGCGGGTAATGCCACAGGGGTGCCGGAAGATATAAGCAGTCAGCTGCCGGAGCTGTTAACAGTGCCTGTGTTATCGGTAGAAGATAAAGAAGGCCTGGTACATTTTGTAGAGAACTGGATGCAGCAACGTAAACCGGTGTTAAATGGGTTGGTGTTGTCGGGTGGACAAAGCACGCGTATGGGGATGGATAAGGGGGAGATACGGTATCATGCTCATAAAACGCAAAGGCAGTATGTATACGAATTGTTGAAGCCATTGTGCAACGAGGTGTTTGTATCGTGCAATGCAGCGCAGGCAACGGCGGTGGCAGAACAGGGATTGCCTGTTATTACAGATAGCTTTATGGATATGGGGCCTTTGGGGGGCATTTTATCCGCTTTCCGGCATACCCCGGATGCTGCGTGGTTAGTGGTGGCTTGCGATCTGCCTTATTTATCGGCCATCACCCTGGGAATACTTGTTGCGGAGCGGGATGCGTTTCGCATGGCCACTGCTTTCTGGGATCCGGAAGGTGGTAACTGGCCTGAGCCGTTGACCACTATCTGGGAGCCTGCCAGTTATTCCTGGCTGTTGCAGTTGCTGGCACAGGGCTATACCAGCCCGCGGGAGGCGCTTATCAATGCCAATATAGCTTTGCTGCCCACGCCAGATAAAAAAGAGCTGTTAAATGTAAATGAGTATAACGACTACGTTACTACTTCTCATGAATTGAATGAGCCTGATAACAGATAA
- a CDS encoding MBG domain-containing protein, with product MKKLILQFCFLGLFFIAGKSQTLTEVILPQYMYGNGTTGGSIITFAFRAKISGLTASSTYRYNNLAVLVADDQTKTGTGYSQVAKETANFNRNVTTAALTGSNTGTFVSDANGEYTGWFILEPYGVKFTAGNEVLMQVNLGAAGGGQSITKRLYSSNTVKVINWGSSAANNGTAIRSVAKAGVAKNFVMLYDTDTATVNVRPISSAVIESDGLDISTQTLASAFASFYKTDVDAKDKAWGTLIPNNLANGIRKIIRYNFDGSQAGFNTSATGSWPASATTTVSTVNATGGITDVIVLDGDQVTLDAPVKTKAELAFPATFPAEVYTTATDFSAGVTSKSLVTIAYSSSNETVATIDAAGLIHIVGAGSVTIKAVQAEDATYAADSAEVSLLVTVPKTVPTLVFPDAFPATVIVSAADFNAGVTSNSPVAITYTSSNAAAATIDANGLIHIVGLGTTVITASQESDATYTEATATKTLTVVDKPVPTTSFLPFSTKIYGDVPFDVTATASSGATVIYTTDNPSVAQIVNNQVTVTGAGTATITATFPATSSYSQASTSQVLTVQKKALSIVADNITKKQGDANPALTVTYIGLVNGDTYATALQTPVQVSTSVTTTSPAGIYPISVNGGIAANYTLTLVPGTLTVEAVFKENVISFPALSMKVYGSADVEAGATASSGLAVTYTSSNTNVVVISGTKIHIVGAGAATITASQAGNSTYAAASPVTQTVTVNKALLTVSTIDTSKTQGVVNPDFILTFSGFVYSDNASSLTTLPVAVTSATTSSPAGVYPVVVSGGIADNYDFLYINGKFTIYPASGKTNDEVVGYCDAPGQLKISVLSKSATRAAIQLYDASGKKVVDLTVQLSAGFNVYHVDVSRLAAGVYPLRVVGNDLLLKYKAVIR from the coding sequence ATGAAAAAGTTGATTTTACAGTTTTGTTTTTTAGGGTTATTTTTTATTGCGGGTAAATCGCAAACGCTTACTGAAGTTATTTTGCCTCAGTATATGTATGGCAATGGCACAACGGGCGGAAGTATTATTACTTTTGCTTTCAGGGCTAAAATAAGCGGCCTTACGGCTAGTTCTACCTACCGCTATAACAATCTGGCCGTGTTGGTGGCGGATGACCAGACTAAAACGGGCACCGGCTATTCGCAGGTAGCAAAGGAAACGGCCAATTTTAACCGTAATGTAACCACAGCGGCATTAACCGGAAGCAATACCGGAACTTTTGTAAGTGACGCTAATGGGGAGTATACCGGATGGTTTATACTGGAACCTTATGGTGTTAAGTTTACCGCCGGCAATGAGGTGTTAATGCAGGTGAACCTGGGGGCAGCTGGTGGGGGGCAGTCTATCACCAAACGATTGTATAGCTCTAATACAGTTAAAGTGATTAACTGGGGAAGCTCTGCTGCCAACAATGGTACTGCCATCAGAAGTGTAGCCAAGGCAGGTGTTGCTAAGAACTTTGTAATGTTATATGATACGGACACGGCTACAGTCAATGTGCGTCCTATCAGTAGTGCTGTAATAGAAAGTGATGGCCTTGATATCTCCACACAAACATTAGCCAGTGCATTTGCTTCTTTTTATAAAACAGATGTTGATGCAAAAGATAAAGCGTGGGGCACTCTAATTCCTAACAACCTGGCCAACGGCATCAGAAAAATTATCCGTTATAATTTTGATGGCTCACAGGCAGGCTTTAATACTTCTGCTACCGGTAGCTGGCCAGCTTCTGCTACCACTACTGTTTCTACTGTAAATGCAACGGGTGGTATCACTGATGTGATAGTGCTGGATGGCGACCAGGTTACACTGGATGCGCCTGTTAAAACCAAAGCCGAACTGGCATTCCCTGCAACCTTCCCTGCTGAGGTGTATACTACTGCGACAGATTTTAGTGCGGGTGTTACCAGTAAGTCTCTTGTTACTATTGCTTACAGCAGCAGTAACGAAACGGTGGCTACCATTGATGCTGCCGGTTTAATACATATTGTGGGTGCAGGTTCGGTAACAATTAAGGCGGTACAGGCAGAAGATGCGACCTATGCGGCAGATTCTGCTGAGGTGTCTTTGCTGGTAACTGTGCCTAAAACAGTGCCAACGCTGGTGTTTCCGGATGCTTTTCCTGCAACGGTAATTGTAAGTGCGGCAGATTTTAATGCGGGTGTTACCAGTAATTCTCCTGTAGCCATTACTTATACCAGCAGCAATGCAGCTGCGGCTACCATTGACGCCAATGGCCTGATACATATTGTAGGGCTGGGCACTACGGTAATCACTGCTTCGCAGGAAAGCGATGCGACTTATACAGAAGCCACGGCTACTAAAACACTTACTGTGGTAGATAAGCCGGTGCCTACTACCAGTTTTCTGCCATTTTCTACTAAAATATACGGGGATGTGCCTTTTGATGTAACGGCTACAGCCAGTTCGGGCGCTACTGTTATTTATACTACAGACAATCCTTCTGTTGCACAAATTGTAAACAACCAGGTTACTGTTACCGGTGCTGGTACGGCTACTATTACGGCTACTTTTCCTGCTACCAGCAGTTATTCGCAGGCTAGCACCAGTCAGGTGTTAACCGTGCAGAAGAAAGCGCTTTCTATTGTAGCTGATAATATTACCAAAAAGCAAGGGGATGCCAACCCGGCTTTAACGGTTACCTATATTGGTTTGGTGAATGGCGATACGTATGCTACTGCTTTGCAAACTCCGGTGCAGGTGAGTACTTCTGTTACAACCACATCACCTGCGGGCATATATCCTATTTCTGTAAATGGTGGCATTGCTGCTAATTATACCTTAACGTTAGTGCCAGGCACTTTAACGGTAGAAGCGGTATTTAAAGAGAATGTGATTTCCTTTCCTGCACTGAGCATGAAGGTGTATGGTAGTGCCGATGTGGAAGCGGGTGCTACTGCCAGCTCAGGCCTTGCGGTTACTTACACCAGCAGCAATACCAATGTTGTGGTAATCTCCGGTACTAAAATTCATATAGTGGGGGCAGGGGCTGCTACTATCACTGCCAGTCAGGCAGGCAATAGCACTTATGCAGCTGCCAGCCCTGTAACACAAACAGTAACTGTAAATAAAGCGCTGTTAACTGTAAGCACTATAGATACCTCCAAAACACAGGGTGTTGTAAATCCTGATTTTATCCTTACGTTCTCTGGTTTCGTATACAGCGATAATGCTTCTTCACTGACAACTTTGCCTGTGGCAGTTACTTCTGCTACTACCTCTTCTCCGGCAGGTGTGTATCCGGTAGTTGTTTCGGGTGGTATTGCTGATAATTACGATTTCCTGTATATAAATGGCAAGTTTACTATTTATCCAGCTTCTGGTAAAACCAACGATGAAGTAGTGGGCTATTGCGATGCTCCCGGTCAATTAAAGATTAGTGTACTGTCTAAAAGCGCTACCAGAGCAGCCATACAACTGTACGATGCATCAGGTAAAAAAGTGGTAGACCTTACTGTGCAGTTAAGCGCAGGGTTTAATGTGTATCACGTTGATGTAAGCAGGCTGGCTGCTGGCGTGTATCCTTTACGTGTAGTAGGTAATGATCTGTTATTAAAATATAAAGCGGTGATCCGTTAA